In Candidatus Kaelpia imicola, one DNA window encodes the following:
- a CDS encoding glycosyltransferase, whose product MKLTIIMPVYNEEYLIGKMLVDIVSQVLLEIIEEIIVVDDHSVDTTAQIVSEFAQNHIAFDIKVVSNSTPADFSNALRFRIEKARGDLIIHFIFSPLHNISSAPPIQ is encoded by the coding sequence ATGAAACTTACAATAATAATGCCTGTCTACAACGAAGAATATTTAATAGGTAAGATGTTAGTTGACATAGTAAGTCAGGTACTGCTTGAGATAATAGAAGAGATTATTGTGGTAGATGATCATTCAGTAGACACCACAGCTCAGATTGTTAGCGAATTTGCTCAAAATCATATTGCCTTTGATATCAAAGTTGTCTCTAATAGTACTCCTGCAGATTTTTCCAATGCTTTAAGGTTTAGAATAGAGAAAGCAAGAGGAGATCTGATTATTCATTTTATCTTTTCGCCCCTCCATAATATTTCTTCTGCACCACCTATCCAGTAA
- a CDS encoding methyltransferase domain-containing protein: MKEDNMILNLGCGKLKIKNVVNIDCTSENTVADEIVDLGNFPWKWKDNSIDGIYLTHVLEHFPRNMTSQVLKECHRILKIGGFLHIQVPHSSDIRAVGEIEHYRTFCYGAISNGLTHGRTFHFPKDESLFKDIIKERINWIKIPNNTKHPYMEIDRDFPMTNHKILFFISRALSPVINFLINISPVIFERVWCYWIGGAEEILWRGEKIK; encoded by the coding sequence ATAAAAGAGGATAATATGATACTTAATCTTGGTTGTGGAAAACTAAAGATTAAAAATGTAGTAAATATTGATTGCACATCTGAAAATACTGTTGCTGATGAAATAGTTGATTTAGGAAATTTCCCTTGGAAATGGAAAGATAATAGTATAGACGGAATATATTTAACTCATGTATTAGAGCATTTTCCAAGAAATATGACAAGTCAAGTATTAAAAGAGTGTCATAGAATATTAAAAATAGGCGGTTTTTTACACATACAAGTTCCTCATAGTTCTGACATAAGAGCAGTAGGAGAGATTGAGCATTATAGAACATTTTGCTATGGTGCAATATCTAATGGCTTAACACATGGGAGAACTTTCCATTTCCCTAAAGATGAGTCTTTATTTAAAGATATAATTAAAGAGAGAATAAATTGGATAAAAATACCTAATAATACAAAACATCCTTATATGGAGATAGATAGAGATTTTCCTATGACTAATCATAAAATATTATTTTTTATTTCCAGAGCATTGTCACCCGTCATAAATTTTTTAATAAATATTTCTCCTGTAATATTTGAGAGAGTATGGTGTTACTGGATAGGTGGTGCAGAAGAAATATTATGGAGGGGCGAAAAGATAAAATGA
- a CDS encoding glycosyltransferase family 2 protein, whose amino-acid sequence MKVSIIIPAHNEEYLIAKILADIVSRTPLEIVEEIIVVDDHSVDTTASVVSKFAQNHTAFNIKAVSNNTPAGFANALRFGIEKARGDLIIHLMADECDRISDISLMFNKFKTSNADIVCGSRYMESGERNGGSVLKGFFSRFVGVSLHSIINIPTRDCSNAFKMYRKKILDKIILNSNGFEVSMELCLKAYLLGYKIDEVSTVWHEREEGSSDFKMFKESSGYIRLYFWAIFKYFQSRMYAVKS is encoded by the coding sequence ATGAAAGTCAGTATTATAATACCCGCCCACAACGAAGAGTATTTAATAGCTAAGATATTGGCTGATATAGTAAGCCGGACACCGCTTGAGATAGTAGAAGAGATTATTGTAGTAGATGACCATTCAGTAGATACTACAGCCAGTGTTGTCAGTAAATTTGCTCAAAATCATACTGCATTTAATATCAAAGCTGTTTCTAATAATACCCCTGCAGGTTTTGCCAATGCTTTAAGGTTTGGAATAGAAAAAGCAAGAGGCGATCTGATTATACATTTAATGGCTGATGAGTGTGACAGGATTAGTGATATCTCTTTGATGTTTAATAAATTTAAAACTAGTAATGCAGATATAGTCTGCGGTTCCAGGTATATGGAGTCTGGAGAGAGAAACGGAGGGTCTGTATTGAAGGGTTTTTTCTCTCGTTTTGTCGGCGTGAGCCTGCATTCCATTATAAATATTCCTACCAGAGATTGCAGCAATGCTTTTAAGATGTATAGAAAGAAGATATTAGATAAGATTATACTCAATTCTAATGGTTTTGAAGTTTCCATGGAATTATGTTTAAAAGCTTATCTTTTAGGTTATAAGATAGATGAGGTCTCCACTGTCTGGCATGAGAGGGAGGAGGGCAGTTCTGATTTTAAGATGTTTAAGGAGTCATCCGGATATATCAGATTGTATTTCTGGGCTATTTTTAAATATTTCCAAAGTAGAATGTATGCTGTAAAATCATAG
- the rfbA gene encoding glucose-1-phosphate thymidylyltransferase RfbA, with translation MKGIILAGGKATRLYPVTKGVCKQMLPVYDKPMVYYPLSILMFSGIREILIISTPQAIDGFKSLFNSGEDFGLSIDYAVQEEPRGIAESFIIAEDFIGEDSVCLILGDNIFYGHDFPDICRNALDSREGALVFGYYVNDPDRYAVIDFDKDNKVISIEEKPEKPKSNWAVTGLYFYDNKVVNIAKNLKPSARGELEITDVNKEYLRRGELNVKLLGRGYAWLDTGTHDSLIDASIFIKTIEERQGLKIGCIEEIAYRMGYIDRKQLKKLAEKINMTYGEYLIRVANEE, from the coding sequence ATGAAAGGTATAATTTTAGCAGGCGGTAAAGCAACAAGACTATATCCTGTAACAAAAGGGGTATGTAAGCAGATGCTGCCTGTCTATGATAAGCCGATGGTATATTACCCCCTTTCTATTTTAATGTTTTCTGGGATAAGAGAGATTCTCATTATTTCAACTCCGCAGGCTATTGATGGATTTAAAAGCTTATTTAATAGCGGGGAAGATTTTGGACTTAGTATTGATTATGCAGTACAAGAGGAACCGAGAGGAATTGCAGAAAGTTTTATTATAGCGGAGGATTTTATCGGGGAAGATAGTGTCTGCCTTATATTGGGGGACAACATATTCTACGGTCATGATTTTCCTGATATCTGCAGGAATGCTCTTGATTCTCGTGAGGGTGCTTTAGTATTTGGATATTATGTCAATGACCCTGATCGTTATGCAGTAATAGATTTTGACAAAGATAATAAAGTAATTTCTATAGAAGAGAAACCTGAAAAACCAAAGTCTAACTGGGCTGTAACAGGACTATATTTTTATGATAATAAGGTTGTTAATATTGCAAAGAATCTTAAACCCTCTGCCAGAGGAGAGCTTGAGATTACCGATGTAAATAAGGAATATCTTAGACGGGGTGAATTGAACGTCAAATTATTGGGCCGTGGTTATGCCTGGCTTGATACTGGAACACATGATTCTTTAATTGATGCTTCTATTTTTATAAAAACAATAGAGGAGAGGCAGGGATTAAAGATAGGCTGTATAGAGGAGATAGCATATAGAATGGGATATATTGATAGAAAACAGTTAAAAAAGTTAGCAGAAAAGATAAATATGACATATGGAGAATATCTAATAAGGGTTGCCAATGAAGAATAG
- a CDS encoding sugar nucleotide-binding protein has product MKNSKDVLILGKGFIGEMLERALQCSITDKYISSFRDAQKIIEEFKPKVLINCIGSTGENNVDDCEKNPDKTLMANTFVPIILSEAALRYNIKLIHISSGCIYHFNYSEDEPIAEDKIPDFFELFYSRTKIYSEQILKILAKKYSILIVKIRIPLTGFPHPKNLLTKLIEYKSIIDIPNSITYIPDFINALEHLINIGAEGIYNAVNKGGLKYSELLDVYRKYTPDFNYKIIDIKELGLVRTNLILSTDKLEKTGFKIRDIHDVLEECVKNYIKY; this is encoded by the coding sequence ATGAAGAATAGTAAAGATGTATTGATTTTAGGCAAAGGTTTTATAGGTGAGATGTTAGAGAGAGCATTACAGTGCTCTATAACTGATAAATATATCAGCTCCTTTAGGGATGCTCAGAAAATTATTGAAGAGTTTAAGCCTAAAGTTTTAATCAACTGTATAGGTTCAACCGGTGAAAACAACGTTGATGATTGTGAAAAGAATCCGGATAAGACTTTGATGGCAAATACATTTGTTCCGATTATTCTTTCTGAGGCAGCATTACGTTACAATATTAAACTTATACATATATCAAGCGGCTGTATCTATCATTTTAATTATTCAGAAGATGAGCCTATAGCTGAAGATAAAATTCCTGATTTTTTTGAGCTTTTCTATAGTCGAACAAAAATATATTCTGAACAGATCTTGAAAATATTGGCTAAAAAATATTCTATTCTGATTGTAAAAATACGTATTCCTTTAACAGGCTTCCCTCATCCCAAGAACCTTCTTACTAAGTTAATTGAATATAAGAGTATTATAGATATACCCAATTCGATCACTTATATACCGGATTTTATAAATGCATTAGAGCATTTAATTAATATAGGAGCAGAAGGAATTTATAATGCAGTTAATAAAGGGGGATTAAAGTATTCCGAGCTTTTAGATGTTTACAGGAAGTATACTCCTGATTTTAACTATAAGATAATCGACATTAAAGAGCTTGGTTTAGTTAGAACCAATCTTATTTTATCTACAGATAAATTGGAAAAGACAGGATTTAAAATAAGAGATATCCATGATGTTTTAGAAGAATGCGTAAAAAACTACATAAAGTATTAA
- the rfbB gene encoding dTDP-glucose 4,6-dehydratase has product MRKKLHKVLITGGAGFIGSEFVRLLAGRRYEIIVVDKLTYAGDLERLKTLEEKYKFYKLDICDRYGIEKIFKQERPDIVVHFAAQTHVDRSIKDAAVFIETNIKGTQNLLDAAKKYRIKKFIHISTDEVYGEIKKGKFNEDSHLQPGNPYAASKAAADLLIKSYIRTYDFPAVIVRPCNNYGPWQYPEKLVPLTIVKLLDNKQVPIYGKGVNKREWLYVADCAGGILKIMESGKPGEIYNLGSGIEKMNLNLAKKIIKILGSSEHLIKFVTDRPGHDLRYCLDSTKINKLGWKPKTSFDEGINQTVLWYKENSQWLETKIEYLRKYWRDAYRKK; this is encoded by the coding sequence ATGCGTAAAAAACTACATAAAGTATTAATAACGGGCGGCGCTGGGTTTATCGGCAGTGAATTCGTAAGGCTTCTTGCAGGGCGTAGATATGAAATAATAGTTGTTGATAAGCTAACCTATGCCGGCGATTTAGAAAGATTAAAAACTCTAGAAGAGAAGTATAAGTTTTATAAATTAGATATATGCGATAGATACGGTATAGAGAAGATTTTTAAGCAGGAGAGACCTGATATAGTAGTTCATTTTGCCGCTCAAACCCATGTAGATAGAAGCATAAAAGATGCAGCAGTGTTCATAGAGACAAACATAAAAGGAACTCAGAACTTATTAGATGCTGCCAAAAAATACAGAATTAAAAAGTTTATTCATATCTCAACAGATGAAGTATATGGCGAGATAAAAAAAGGAAAGTTTAATGAAGATTCTCACTTGCAGCCCGGCAATCCTTATGCCGCTTCAAAGGCAGCTGCCGATTTACTTATAAAGTCATATATCAGGACTTATGATTTTCCTGCAGTAATTGTAAGGCCGTGCAATAACTACGGGCCCTGGCAGTATCCTGAAAAACTTGTCCCTTTAACCATTGTTAAACTGTTAGATAATAAGCAGGTTCCTATTTACGGCAAGGGGGTTAATAAAAGAGAGTGGCTCTATGTAGCTGATTGTGCTGGAGGTATTTTAAAGATAATGGAGTCTGGTAAGCCTGGAGAAATCTATAATTTAGGCAGCGGTATAGAGAAAATGAATTTAAATCTAGCAAAGAAGATTATTAAGATTTTAGGCAGTTCGGAGCATTTAATTAAATTTGTAACAGACCGGCCTGGCCACGATTTAAGATACTGTTTAGATTCAACCAAGATAAATAAACTTGGCTGGAAACCTAAAACCAGTTTTGATGAAGGAATTAATCAGACGGTGCTCTGGTATAAGGAAAATAGTCAGTGGCTGGAGACTAAAATTGAATATTTAAGGAAATATTGGCGGGATGCTTACCGCAAGAAGTAA
- a CDS encoding class I SAM-dependent methyltransferase has product MSKKKDIRDVFLSLVPDKTKRILDIGCGAGGFSEKLKNRGVEEIVGIEKNSELCKLAKDRLNEVFSADIENFQLSYPKEYFDCIIYADILEHLIEPLNVLISYKKYLKDQGFIIASIPNIRYYKVILRLILGGTWDYMDEGGLLDKTHLRFFTLVNIKELFQKAGFEIVEIKRNIVAARGFKILNILFFNKLKGFLSYQYFIKAKKNKLGFIEKKRKVYSF; this is encoded by the coding sequence ATGAGTAAGAAAAAAGATATTAGAGATGTATTTTTATCTCTTGTGCCGGATAAGACTAAAAGAATACTGGATATAGGTTGTGGTGCTGGCGGGTTCTCTGAGAAGTTAAAAAACAGAGGCGTAGAAGAGATTGTAGGGATAGAAAAAAACTCTGAATTATGCAAGTTAGCTAAAGATAGATTGAATGAAGTCTTCTCAGCAGATATAGAGAATTTTCAGCTCTCTTATCCTAAGGAATACTTCGATTGTATTATCTATGCGGATATTTTAGAGCATTTAATTGAGCCTTTAAATGTTTTGATAAGCTATAAAAAGTATTTAAAAGATCAAGGCTTCATAATAGCCAGCATACCTAATATTCGCTACTATAAGGTAATTTTAAGATTAATTTTAGGTGGAACTTGGGATTATATGGATGAGGGCGGCCTTTTAGATAAGACTCATTTGAGGTTTTTTACTTTAGTAAATATTAAGGAACTTTTCCAGAAAGCTGGTTTTGAGATTGTTGAAATTAAAAGAAATATAGTGGCTGCTCGAGGATTTAAAATATTGAATATTTTATTTTTTAATAAATTAAAGGGTTTTCTTAGTTATCAGTATTTTATTAAAGCAAAGAAAAATAAACTTGGTTTTATTGAGAAAAAGAGAAAGGTTTACTCATTCTGA
- a CDS encoding glycosyltransferase family 2 protein, producing the protein MRKRERFTHSEMNSICDVVVLTWNQLDVVKKCIESFFEKTNIPSRLIIIDNNSCDGTKEYIASLKDTENHQVSIVLNSENRGFVRGMNQGIALSEAPYVCLANSDLIFTKDWLKEIILVFEKYPDVGVLNPDSNNLGLRFDKGESLDEAAERLKIRESGDFEEMPFCIGFCMLIRRSVIEKVGVLSEEFIPMFFEDTDYSMKSNQAGYRVGVAKRSYVWHEEHVSLKDIGDKRKEEIFKNSRDVFFKKWGKILRIAWIVENYKELVENINRGIELARNGNFVWFFVKNLKVNKDKIFKENGFIKHSGVYFISYRNRVDLMWKILKKKKRYQPIIVKSRFLGYLFANLGYEVIKKFDRSKITEIKKIG; encoded by the coding sequence TTGAGAAAAAGAGAAAGGTTTACTCATTCTGAAATGAACTCTATTTGTGATGTAGTAGTTCTTACCTGGAACCAGCTAGATGTAGTTAAAAAGTGCATTGAGAGTTTTTTTGAAAAAACGAATATCCCTTCCAGATTAATCATTATTGATAATAATAGCTGTGACGGAACGAAAGAGTATATAGCTTCATTGAAAGATACAGAGAATCATCAAGTTAGTATCGTGCTGAATAGTGAAAACAGAGGTTTTGTGAGAGGGATGAACCAGGGAATAGCTCTATCAGAGGCTCCCTATGTATGCTTAGCAAATAGTGATTTGATTTTTACCAAAGACTGGCTTAAAGAGATAATTTTGGTGTTCGAAAAGTACCCGGATGTAGGGGTTTTGAATCCGGACAGCAACAATCTAGGATTAAGATTTGATAAAGGAGAGTCTTTAGATGAAGCTGCTGAGAGATTGAAAATTAGAGAAAGTGGCGATTTTGAAGAGATGCCCTTCTGCATAGGTTTTTGCATGCTGATAAGAAGGAGTGTGATTGAAAAGGTGGGAGTATTATCAGAAGAGTTTATACCTATGTTTTTTGAAGATACGGATTATTCGATGAAATCTAATCAGGCAGGATATAGAGTAGGAGTAGCTAAGAGATCTTATGTCTGGCACGAAGAGCATGTCTCTTTAAAGGATATAGGAGATAAGAGAAAAGAGGAAATTTTTAAAAACAGCAGAGATGTTTTCTTTAAAAAATGGGGTAAGATTTTGCGTATCGCATGGATTGTGGAAAATTACAAAGAGTTGGTCGAGAATATTAATCGAGGTATAGAGTTAGCGCGAAATGGTAATTTTGTATGGTTTTTTGTTAAGAATTTAAAAGTAAACAAAGATAAAATCTTTAAAGAGAATGGGTTTATTAAACATTCCGGAGTCTATTTCATTAGTTACAGGAATAGAGTCGACTTAATGTGGAAAATCTTGAAAAAGAAGAAAAGATATCAGCCGATAATAGTAAAAAGTAGATTTTTGGGGTATCTCTTCGCTAACTTAGGATATGAAGTGATAAAGAAGTTCGATAGAAGTAAAATAACAGAGATAAAAAAGATAGGTTAA
- a CDS encoding DUF3108 domain-containing protein, translated as MKLKFKILIPLAVLVIAAVSYSRFLLFDRNNLNLPQNINNLHYQAYWWIIPVGEAVLTVSENQLYNGEDAVLIEAEAETKGIFETIFGIKTKMNSVVDAETMLPILFREVTYRVDEKKEDKIINYDQENNKLTTKDAICRILPSTHDPLSAIMFLRNKDIKEGDNIEINLNSNRSNYKVGIDVMNKIKNREREFFHLKGLSERRQGEKARHRVEFSLYITEGEHIPVLIRAFTPLGPIAFKLVNPD; from the coding sequence ATGAAACTTAAATTTAAGATCTTAATACCTCTAGCTGTATTGGTTATAGCAGCTGTATCTTATTCAAGATTTCTATTGTTTGACAGAAACAATTTAAATTTACCTCAAAATATTAATAATCTCCATTATCAGGCTTACTGGTGGATAATACCGGTTGGAGAAGCGGTTCTTACTGTAAGCGAGAATCAACTTTATAACGGGGAAGATGCTGTTTTAATAGAAGCAGAAGCAGAGACGAAAGGTATATTCGAGACTATCTTTGGTATTAAAACTAAGATGAACTCCGTTGTTGATGCTGAGACTATGCTCCCTATCCTTTTCAGAGAAGTAACTTATCGTGTGGATGAGAAAAAAGAGGATAAGATTATAAATTACGATCAGGAAAACAATAAGTTAACTACAAAAGATGCTATCTGCCGTATCTTACCCAGTACCCATGACCCTCTCTCTGCAATTATGTTTTTAAGGAATAAGGATATTAAGGAAGGAGATAATATAGAGATAAATCTAAATAGTAATCGAAGTAATTATAAAGTTGGGATTGATGTAATGAATAAAATTAAGAATAGAGAGAGAGAATTCTTCCATCTTAAAGGTCTATCTGAAAGAAGACAGGGTGAGAAAGCGCGCCACAGAGTTGAGTTCTCACTCTATATAACAGAAGGTGAGCATATTCCTGTTTTAATTAGAGCTTTTACTCCTCTTGGGCCTATTGCATTTAAACTGGTTAATCCTGATTAA
- a CDS encoding carbamoyltransferase C-terminal domain-containing protein: protein MKILGIAAPFGHDSSAALIVDGKIVAAVEEERFTRKKHAEGQLPLNSVKYCLEASGLRPEDIDIIAYPWAVSALRSKRREYLFRTFKSRPSRAYKKFFRNRKEFNDQINFINKTLSPCGFDTDNINIRWVEHHTAHAASSFYLSGMSEAAYLSIDAGGEIVSTLIGKAKDSRLTKIKEIIAPDSLGDFYATMTDYLGFRRGNGEYKVMGMAPYGDPDNFNFDHIINWIDRKKSYCCNDDYVWVQRSRRFKADKVYSKKMVDEFGLEREGEGLSEPYIHIAAVTQKKLEDITVKLIDTYLKDELERHGNLCFAGGCALNVALNRVLLKLPYIKRLFVQPASHDSGGSLGAAAFAAVEAGDRVEVMNHVYYGPEYSNSQIEGELKRSGLAYKYEDNIAETVADLLCQDEIVGWFQGRMEWGPRALGARSIIGNPTIPGTADRINALIKFREKWRPFCPSILREFASDILNSDHPAPFMAIAFDVNESWREKIPEVVHVNGTCRPQIVDEHTNLKYYKLIKSFQHKTGVPVVINTSLNRKGEPIVCTPHDAVEMFKGSGLEYMAIGDYLVWK, encoded by the coding sequence GTGAAGATACTAGGGATTGCGGCGCCGTTCGGACATGACTCATCAGCAGCCCTTATTGTTGATGGTAAGATAGTTGCGGCAGTTGAAGAAGAGCGTTTTACACGTAAGAAGCATGCTGAAGGACAGCTCCCCCTAAACTCTGTTAAATACTGCCTTGAGGCCTCAGGATTAAGGCCGGAGGATATAGATATTATAGCCTATCCCTGGGCTGTCAGTGCTCTGCGCAGCAAGAGAAGAGAGTATCTCTTCAGGACTTTTAAGAGCAGGCCTTCAAGAGCATATAAGAAGTTCTTCCGTAATAGAAAGGAGTTTAATGACCAGATAAACTTTATAAATAAAACACTCTCTCCCTGCGGTTTTGATACAGACAATATAAATATCAGGTGGGTTGAGCACCACACGGCTCATGCAGCAAGCAGTTTTTACTTATCAGGCATGAGCGAAGCAGCCTATCTCTCTATTGATGCAGGGGGTGAGATAGTATCGACTCTGATTGGGAAGGCAAAAGACAGCAGGCTGACTAAGATAAAAGAGATTATAGCACCTGATTCTCTGGGCGACTTTTATGCCACCATGACAGATTACCTGGGTTTCAGGCGCGGCAATGGCGAATATAAGGTTATGGGTATGGCGCCGTACGGCGATCCCGATAATTTTAATTTTGACCATATTATTAACTGGATAGATAGAAAGAAAAGCTATTGCTGTAATGATGACTATGTCTGGGTGCAGAGAAGCAGGAGGTTTAAAGCTGATAAGGTCTATTCCAAGAAGATGGTTGATGAGTTTGGCTTGGAGAGAGAAGGAGAGGGTCTATCAGAGCCTTATATTCATATCGCAGCAGTTACACAGAAGAAGTTGGAGGATATAACGGTTAAACTTATCGATACTTATCTTAAAGATGAATTAGAGAGGCATGGTAATCTCTGTTTTGCAGGGGGCTGTGCTTTAAATGTTGCCTTAAACAGGGTATTACTTAAGCTGCCTTATATAAAGAGACTCTTTGTTCAGCCTGCATCTCATGATTCAGGGGGTTCTCTGGGCGCTGCAGCTTTTGCAGCAGTAGAGGCAGGGGATAGAGTTGAAGTTATGAATCATGTCTATTACGGTCCGGAGTACTCTAATAGTCAGATAGAAGGCGAGCTTAAAAGGTCAGGCCTTGCATATAAGTATGAAGATAATATAGCTGAGACTGTAGCTGATCTATTATGCCAGGATGAGATTGTCGGCTGGTTCCAGGGCAGGATGGAGTGGGGACCAAGAGCATTAGGGGCAAGGAGTATAATAGGCAATCCAACAATACCCGGAACAGCTGATAGAATAAATGCTTTAATAAAATTCAGAGAGAAGTGGCGCCCATTCTGCCCTTCTATCTTAAGAGAGTTTGCCTCTGATATCCTAAACTCAGACCACCCGGCTCCTTTTATGGCTATAGCCTTCGATGTTAACGAAAGCTGGCGTGAGAAGATACCTGAAGTAGTCCATGTCAATGGAACCTGCAGGCCGCAGATAGTAGATGAACATACCAACCTGAAGTACTATAAGCTTATTAAGAGCTTTCAGCATAAAACCGGGGTACCTGTCGTCATAAATACATCTTTAAACAGAAAAGGTGAGCCTATAGTCTGTACCCCTCATGATGCGGTAGAGATGTTTAAGGGGAGCGGGTTAGAATATATGGCAATAGGTGATTACTTGGTTTGGAAATAG
- a CDS encoding radical SAM protein yields MLITPKRKSKISKFLRKTKLSYLPYRLGIEPGNICNLKCPLCPTGSGDLSMKKGFMELTLFKKIVDEIKGSISSLNFYSWGEPLLNPDFISMIEYVKKVNSSIYVTTSTNLNINNRDLLVSLVRSGIDKIIVSCDGITAESYLKYRVGGDFNLVMNNLKFIHDIEKRYNKSIVLWNFMVFKHNEKEVEKAIQLAKSLEVNLDIGKMRVSLKDDIMKTHSENIEKYKEWIPDSPEYSGYDKEKNIPKKIIKTCIKPWQEISINWDGKVFPCCGVYGDFFSLGNVKDSSIREVWNNELYRIARHEILNKKVKVKTICGICKSTGFMSM; encoded by the coding sequence ATGTTAATTACTCCTAAAAGAAAGTCAAAAATATCTAAGTTTTTAAGAAAAACAAAACTCAGTTATCTTCCTTACCGTCTTGGTATTGAGCCGGGTAATATTTGCAATCTTAAGTGTCCTCTATGCCCCACAGGCAGCGGCGATCTTTCTATGAAGAAAGGTTTTATGGAATTGACTCTGTTCAAAAAAATAGTAGATGAGATTAAGGGCAGTATATCATCTTTAAATTTTTATAGCTGGGGAGAGCCGTTGTTAAACCCAGATTTTATCTCAATGATAGAATATGTAAAAAAAGTGAATAGTAGTATATATGTTACAACAAGCACTAACTTGAATATAAACAATAGAGATTTGCTGGTCTCTTTAGTCAGGTCTGGAATTGATAAGATAATAGTCTCTTGTGATGGTATAACAGCTGAGAGTTATCTGAAATATCGTGTTGGCGGAGATTTTAATCTTGTTATGAATAATTTGAAATTTATCCATGATATTGAGAAGAGATATAATAAATCAATAGTGCTTTGGAACTTCATGGTATTTAAACATAACGAAAAAGAGGTAGAGAAAGCTATTCAGCTGGCAAAATCTTTAGAAGTTAATTTGGATATAGGTAAAATGCGTGTCTCACTTAAGGATGATATAATGAAAACACATAGTGAAAATATAGAAAAGTATAAAGAATGGATTCCAGATAGTCCGGAGTATAGCGGTTACGATAAAGAAAAGAATATACCAAAGAAGATAATAAAGACATGTATTAAGCCATGGCAGGAGATAAGCATAAACTGGGACGGCAAGGTTTTTCCATGCTGCGGTGTCTATGGTGATTTCTTTAGTCTGGGAAATGTTAAAGATAGCTCTATAAGAGAGGTTTGGAATAATGAGCTCTATCGTATTGCACGGCATGAGATTTTAAATAAAAAAGTCAAGGTAAAGACTATCTGTGGAATCTGTAAGAGCACAGGTTTTATGTCAATGTAA
- a CDS encoding glycosyltransferase family 9 protein, translated as MKKALLFRNDRLGEFLLNIPALRAIKETYNSKVTIVVSEYLKDLASCIEYVDKVLVWNNEKHSLIDILRFSSKLKAEKFDFSISFNPTKEAHLIGFLSRIPIRAGYDKKLGFLLNHKIKDYKALSLMHEVEYNLELVSLIGAETRNRDLNIKVSNEVLVQWDSFLKEKNITKYMVVHPFTSYDWKSWPMDRYFKLIQELKDKIEIVIVGGEENKDNNKFDSLVDDLRVFNLVGKTDLLKLSAVLKKAALLVSNDSGPVHLSCSVNTPVVALFNTSKQQLSARRWGPWGDNHSVIESGNISDIEVSKVLNKASEYLF; from the coding sequence ATGAAAAAAGCTCTTCTATTCAGAAATGATAGACTCGGTGAGTTCCTCTTGAATATCCCAGCTTTACGCGCAATAAAAGAGACTTATAATTCTAAAGTAACAATAGTCGTTAGCGAATATTTAAAAGATTTAGCCTCCTGCATTGAATATGTAGATAAGGTCTTAGTCTGGAATAATGAGAAACACTCTTTAATTGATATCTTAAGGTTTAGTTCTAAATTAAAAGCTGAGAAGTTTGATTTCTCAATCTCTTTTAATCCTACAAAAGAGGCCCATCTAATTGGTTTTTTAAGCAGGATACCCATAAGAGCCGGTTACGATAAAAAACTCGGGTTTTTGCTGAATCACAAGATAAAAGACTATAAAGCACTCTCTTTAATGCATGAGGTTGAGTATAACCTTGAATTAGTCAGCCTAATAGGTGCTGAGACAAGGAATAGGGATTTAAACATTAAAGTTTCCAATGAAGTTTTAGTCCAATGGGATAGTTTTTTAAAAGAGAAAAATATAACTAAATATATGGTAGTTCATCCTTTTACATCTTATGACTGGAAGAGTTGGCCGATGGATAGATATTTTAAGTTAATTCAGGAACTTAAAGATAAAATAGAGATTGTAATTGTCGGGGGAGAAGAGAATAAAGACAACAACAAATTTGACTCTTTAGTGGATGACTTAAGAGTATTTAATCTTGTTGGTAAGACTGACTTACTTAAGCTCTCTGCAGTCTTAAAAAAAGCAGCTCTCTTAGTTTCAAACGATAGCGGTCCGGTTCATCTATCATGCTCTGTCAATACGCCTGTAGTCGCGTTATTTAATACCTCAAAGCAGCAGTTGTCGGCTAGGAGATGGGGCCCTTGGGGAGATAATCATAGCGTTATTGAGAGCGGTAATATTTCAGATATTGAGGTCTCAAAAGTATTAAATAAAGCCTCTGAATATCTTTTTTAA